The sequence CCCCTACCGGACGAGGAATCGGCACCCAGCGTGCCCGAATCCAGCCGCGCTTGCGCCAGCAGTGCAGGGTCACGCGCGGCATGTGAAGCCGAGCGGCGAGCGCTTGCATCGTCCACTCGTTCGTCTTCAGCTTGACCCTCTCCATGATCGATCGCTGGGGAGGCGTCGTGCCGTGCGACGGGAGCAGGCCCCTGACCATGCTCCTGCTGAAGGTCTCGCACTGCTTCGCGGGGCGCCACCCCTCCGCGTTGAGCGAGTCGGCGATCTGCTGTAGCGACTCCCCATCGCGCTGCAACTGCGCTGCACGTCGCGTCAGGTCGTCATGATAGCTCAGCTGCGACAACTTGGCGACGGGTCGCGTCAGCGTCGTTGTGGTCTCATGGCCACCCGCCCAGCGCAAGGTCAGCTCGACTCGCTCACTCTCGCCTTCGACGGTCACACGCGCCTCGTCCAGGAGCTGGCGGACCACGTCCTTGCGTTGCTCGTTGGTCGTCGTGGGGCTGTTCCAGAGCTTCGGCAGCTCCGTCGCCAGTGCGCGGATCGCCGAGCGCTCCGCGTCGGTCAGCGTGACGGGGCGCGTCGCGCAGACGCGATGGTACTGTTCCCTCAGCTTCTGCTCGGCGCCGAGTCGCTCCTCGAGCGCTCGTTCGAGCGTGCGCGCGACGAGGCGGTTCTCGGGCTCGACTGCGTCGTACTGGCGGCGCGCGCGTTCGACGTCGTAGTGAGCGCGCTCTAGCCGCTGCTGCCACAGCTTCTCTTCGCGGGCGCGCTCCTGCTCCAGATCCGACGCCACCGCCAAGCTCAGCTCCAGCGCCGAGGGCGCGAGGGCGCGGAGCACCAGCGCCTCGACGACCTCATCGACTGGACGCGCTGCGAGCGACTGGCACAGGGGCGTTGCAAAGTGCCTTGCGTCATACACGCAGGCGTACCGCGCGTAGCCGCCATTGTAGGACACCTGCATGCGGTGACCACAGCGACCGCAGAGCACGAGACCAGCCAGAAGCGTCGCCCCCTCGCGCGGGACGCCGCGCGTGGCGTTGTCGTTGAGCTCCAGCTGGCGCTGGTTCTGCTCGTATTGCTCCCACGAGATATAGGCCGGGATCTTGTCGCGCAGACATACGGCCCACGCCTGTGCGTCCCTGCGCCGGGTTGCGGGGTGACCCGGCAGCTTGGCGCGCGGCTCCTTCGAGCGCCGCCCATAGACGTAGGCACCCGCATTGTTACTGAGCACCGTCGTTGATGCCGATGATGCGCTTGTCGAGCCAGCTCTTTGATGGCGGGGCGGCCGGCTCACCGCAGCGCACCATCGCCGAGGCGGATCATGGTCGATGGCGACGTTGTCCGGGGGCAGCAAGCTGCCAGGACCTTCTCCGGCGATGCATTGCGCCGCGTTCGATCAAATTCTCAGCGTAGCTCCTCCTGAGCACGATCGCGTCGGTCGAATGCGGGTGCACAGGAAAAGAGGGAGCGCGCATTCCCTTCGTCTCCCGAAAATTACCAGCACGACTCCTCGCCCGTCCGCGTCACGAACGGGGTAGGTCAGCGACAGGAGCGGAGCATCGGCGCGGCGCGGGCCACAAAATAGGCGACGGGAGGAGCTCGTTTGGCCGCGTGCCCCCTCCCGTCGTGCTCCGAATCGCTTGAAAGAGCGGAGCCCTCAACAGATCGTCCATCTGGACCTCGATGTCAAAGGCTGGCTCGCTTCACCGCCCACCGTAGATCGCGCGCGGCCAGCCCGCTGCCCGCGTTGCGGTGCCGCGGCTTGCCCGCTGGGGGGCGGGTTGGGGCTGTGGGGTCACGGCTCGCGGTCCCGGCAGGTACGCGGGCCGCTGGCTGCCGGCGAGCGCGGCGGGCTCGTCACGATCGAGGTGCGCCGTTATCGATGCCGCCGCTGCGGCGCGACGATCACGGTCGTACCGCGGGGCGTCGCACCGCGACGGCACTTCGCCGCGACGGCGATCGGTCTGGCCCTGCTGCTCGTCGGCATCGCCAGTGCAGCGCTCATCGAGGTGCGGCGGCGTGTCAGCCCCTGGTCTGCCAGCTTCGATGCCGACAGCTGGGCGACCGTGCGGCGCTGGTTACGCGCCATCGACCAGGGGCGCCTCTTTCCGTCAGTCCGCCCCAGTCCCCTTGCTGCTTCGCTGCGGCAGCGGGCCGAGCGGGCCGCGATGACGCTCGTCGCGATGGCGCCTTTTGCGGCCGAGGTCCTCGAGGCCGCCGTCATGGCCGGCGCCGCGCGAGCTGCGTGATGGCGAGCGGCCCGCTTCTCGGGCTCATGTCGGGCTCCACCCGGCTGGATCCTCGGTCGGCGGAGCGCCTTGCGCTTGGATGGCTGTGCGGCCGGTGCGGTGTCACCGGTCCGGAAAGGACACGACGTGCAAGACCCCCTCAAGCCGAAGGACCACGCGGAAGCGGTAGCGCTCTATCGCAGTGAGATCATCGGCTCGCTCATGCACCGCGAGCTCGACCGGGGAGAGCTCGCCGAAGCGCTCGCCGACCTGAGCAAACAGCGGTTTCGCCCACCGCGCGCCCATTCTCCGCGCACTTACTCGGTCCCCACGCTCGAGCGTTGGTACTACGCGTACAAGACCGAAGGTCTCGAAGGCTTGCGTCCCAAGCCCCGCAAGGACAAGGGACGGGCGCGCGAGCTCACCCCCGAGCAACGGCAGATGCTGCTCGACATTCGAGAAGAGCACCCGAGCGCCTCGGTCTCGCTCATCCTCGACACGCTGATCGCGGCGGGCCGGATCGACAAGGAGGCCATCTCCGCCACCACGGTGCGACGCCTGTACGCCGAACACCGCCTTGATCGCGTCGCGCTGCGCGATCGCACGGGCGGCAAGGTGCGGTTGCGCTGGCAGGCCGAGCACCCCGGCGCTCTGTGGCACGGCGACGTGTGTCATGTGTCACCGATCCTCGTTGGCGGCAGCGTGGCGCCGGTGCGGATCCACGCGCTGCTCGACGACGCCTCCCGGTACATCCTCGCGATCGAGGCGATGAGCGCCGAGCGGGAGGTCGACATGCTGGCGCTCTTCATCCGAGCACTGCGCAAACATGGCGCTCCCGACGCCCTCTACCTGGATAACGGCTCGACCTACCGCGGGCACACCTTGCACCTGGCGTGTGAGCGACTCGGCACTACCCTGATCCACGCCCGTCCGTACGACGCCCCCGCGCGCGGCAAGATGGAGCGCTTCTGGAGGACGTTGCGAGAGAGGTGCGTGGACTTCACCGGAGCGCTCGGCTCGCTGCACGACCTCAACGTCCGGCTCTACGCCTGGGTCGACGAGCACTACCACCGCACACCGCACGCGGCGCTCTTCGGCAAATCCCCCGCGCAGGTGTACGAGGGGTATCCCCACGTCACCGACAACCTCGACGAGCGGAAGCTCCGCGACGCGCTCACGACCCAGGCCCGTCGGCGCGTCCGACGCGACAGCACGCTCTCGATGGATGGAGAGGATTGGGAGACCGATCTCGGCTTCCTCGCCGGCCACCTCGTCACGGTGTCGCGGTGCCTCGTCACGCCGAACGAGCCGCCCTGGATCGAACACGAGGGCAAACGCTTCGCCCTGCACCGGGTCGATCCGGTGAAGAACGCCCGTCGCCCGCGGCCGGCCTGCAACCTTGATGTCGCGCACGAGGCGCGGGTGCCCTTCGACCCGCCGAAAACGCTTCTGGACAAGGCTCTCGGACGAACGCCCCGCGATGGCGAGGAGGAATGACCATGGACTTTTGTAGCTACTTCAGCTTCACCGCAGAGCCATTTTCAAAGGAGGTCGAAGACGGCGAGCTCTGGCTCCCTCCGTCCAAGCAGGCGATACTCGAGATGCTCATCGAAGCGGTGCACGCCAGAAAGAGCGTGCTCCTCGCTGGTGACCCAGGCGTTGGCAAGACGTGTCTCCTCCGCGCGCTCCGTCATGCCCTTTCGCCGCAGACGTTTCGCTTGACCTACTGCGCCAACGTGACGCTTGGACGCCGGGACTTCTATCGCCAGCTCTGTCTGGCGCTCGGTCTCGCGCGCTGCAGCACCGCTGGAGACGTCTTCTACGCGGTCAGCACGCACGTCGAGGAACTCGCGAAGGAACGAGTATTTCCGGTCTTCGTCCTCGATGAGGCCCATCTACTTCATCAGGATACACTCGATCATCTTCACATACTCCTTAATTACGCCTGGGATAGCCGCGCATTGCTTTCGCTCGTGTTGCTTGGCTTGCCCGAGCTCGGCGAGCGGCTCCGCGTGCGCCGCAATCGCTCCCTGTATTCGCGCCTCCATTACCGATTGACCATCGATCCGCTCACGCCGGACGATACGGCCGACTATCTGCGTGTACGTCTCAACCGAGTCGGCTGCGCGAAAGAGCTCTTCACCACCGACGCGATCGCGATGCTGCACGAGGCGGCCGCCGGCAGCCTGCGCGACACCGACCGACTCGCCACGGCCGCTCTTCGAGCCGCTGCGCGCAAGAAGCGCAAGCTCGTCGAGCGCGATGTCTTCAGCCGCATCCTGCAACTGGACGCAGAGGAGCCCGGATGAACCCCGCCCCCCTGGCCGAGGGGGACACGCGGCGCGGTGACGTCGAGGGCAGCGCAGTCGCCGCCCTCGTCGTTTCCCTCGCGCTCGCCCGCGACGCGCTCACCGCGCCCTACCCGAGCGACCCGGATCCGCTTTGCCCTCGCCTCTACGCCGTCGACGTCGTGCTCCACTACCTCGATCGGCTCGACCACGCTCTCGCTCGCTACCACGCCGTCCTCGACGGCGATGACCGCCTCCCCCTCCACACCGACTGAACGCACCGGCGCTCTGCGACCACCGCAGTCACCCCGGTGCCTCGCCTCGCTGCAATCGCGGTGAGCGGAGATCCGGGTCGACGATGGCCATCACGGAGCCGGATCTTCCGGCCATCAAGCAGCCTGCTCGGTAACACCCGCATAAGCCGGGTTGATGAACACCTGCTGCAACGTGCTGCGGCTAGGACGAGACCAGCGGAGCTCTCCTTTGTCCGGACCCGACATGATCCGGACTGGCAGCTTCAGGTCGTGCTCGAGCAGGTAGCAGAGCACGCCTTGGATGGTGCCGCGGCGCTGGAATTGCTCGAAGAGCAGCTCGATGACGTGGCGTGCCTGCTCGTGTCGGTGATCATCGCGTCCCGCGTCTGATCGGTGAAGACCGCGGCCCCATGATCGGCAGCGTTCACCGTTCACCGCCGGCACCTACGCCGATCTGGGCCACGCTCGCCTCCGCGGCGTAGACGTTACGCCCGCCGAAAAGTCGAAGGCCCGAGGGCTGCCACCCTCGGGCCTTCTGGAGCTCCGCGTTGCCGGAGTCCCTCACCTTCATCACAAGCCGGGCTCCAGGTCCAGAAAGCGGCGGCATGGAGCCCGTTGCCTTCGTCCGCCTACCGCCTCGCCCACTGCGCCCGCTGCCGCGTCCAGCTTCGCCTCTGCCGTCGCTGCGATCGCGGCCAGCGCCTCTGCCCCGACTGCCGCCCGCTCCGGCGTCGTGAGTCGCTCCGCCGCGCCGGCGCCGCCTACCAGACCCGGCCTCGCGCTCGCCGCCTCCATGCCGCTCGCTAGGCCCGGTATCGGGACCGGCAGCGGGACAAGTTCTCCGCGCAGAAAGTGACGCATCACGGGGTGACACAAGCCGCGGCCGCGTCGATGTCCCAGCTCGCGCCGGAGATCACCCCCGGCCGAAAGGACAACGATGACGATTGGATCCGAGATGTCGGCCGCTGCTCGCTCTGCGGAGCGCGACTTCCGCCCTGGGCCATGCGCGAGCGGCGCGCTCGGTCAGCTGTTCACCGACGCGCTCCCCGCGTCCCACAAGGGCCTCCGCGGTGACGGGAGGCGGCGGTGATCGCGAAAGAGAAGGAGGCCGAGGTTCTGCGCCTCTACCACGGCGAGAAGTGGCCCGTGGGCACCATTGCCGCCCAGCTCGGGCTGCACCACACCACCGTTCAGCGCGTGCTCGGGCAAGCGGGCGTCGACCCGAAGGTCGTCGCGCCGCGCCCGTCGATGGTCGACTCGTTCGTGCCCTTCATCGTCGAGCAGCTCGGCAAGTATCCCTCGCTGCGCTCGAGTCGCCTCTTCGGCATGCTCAAGGAGCGCGGCTATCCGGGCGGTCCCGATCATCTGCGCCGGGTGATCGGCCGCCTCCGCCCCAAGAAGCCGGCGGAGGCATTCCAGCGGCTGCGCACGCTGCCCGGCGAGCAAGCGCAGGTCGACTGGGCGCACTTCGGCAAGCTGGCTGTCGGCCGGGCGCTGCGCCCTCTCTGGGCCTTCATCATGGTGCTCAGTTACTCGCGGCGGCTCTTCCTGCGCTTCTTCCCGGGCGCGGCGATGCCCTTCTTCGTGCGCGGGCACGTCGAGGCGTTCGCCGACTTCGATGGCGTCCCGCGCGTGCTGCTCTACGACAACCTCAAGAGCGCTGTCGTGGAGCGCCACGGCGATGCGATCCGGTTCCACCCCACACTGCTGGCTCTGTCGGCGCATTACCGCTTCGAGCCGCGCCCCGTCGCCGTCGCCCGCGGCAACGAGAAGGGCCGCGTCGAGCGCGCCATCCGCTACGTCCGCGAGGCATTCTTCGAGGCTCGGACCTACGCCGACCTCGGCGACCTCAACCGACAAGCGACCGAATGGACCAGCTCCGCGGCGCTCGATCGCTCCTGGGTCGAGGACCGCGCCCGCACCGTGCGCCAGGCCTTTGACGACGAGCGCAGCGTGCTGCTCGGGCACCCTGACACGCCGTTTCCAGCCCACGAGCGCGTCGAGGTCGAGGTCGGAAAGACCCCCTACGCGCGCTTCGATCTCAACGACTACTCTGTTCCCCACGACCGGACCAGCCGCACGCTCGTTGTCCTCGCCGACCTCGAACAGGTGCGCATCGCCGATGGCAACGAGATCATCGCGACCCACGTCCGCTCGTGGGACCGCGGCCAGCAGATCGAGCAGCCCGAGCACCTCCAGCGCCTCGCCGACGAGAAGCGCCGCGCCCGCGAGCACCGCGGCCTCGATCGCCTCGCCCGCGCCGCCCGCAGCAGCCAGGCATTCCTCCGCATCGTCGCCGAGCGCGGCGGCAACGTCGGCAGCGCGATCGCCCGGCTCCTGCAACTGCTCGACGCCGTCGGCGCCGCCGACCTCGAAGAGGCCCTCGTCGAGGTGCTTGAGCGCGACACCCTCCACGTCGGTGCCGTCCGTCAGGTGCTCGACCGCCACCGCTCCGAGCGCTGCTTGCCGCCTCCGGTCTCGATCCCCGTCACGCGCGGCCAGCACGCCAACCTCGTCGTCACGCCGCATTCGCTCGCCACCTACGACGCGCTGAAGAAGGACTCAACGCCATGACCGACCTGACGCCCACCGAGACGAAGGCCCGCCTGAAGGGCCTCGGCCTGTTTGGCCTGCTCGCCTGCTGGGAGGAGCTCGCCGACAAGCCCTGGCTTCGCGAGGTGCTCGCCATCGAGGAGCGCGAGCGCCACAAGCGCAGCCTCGAACGCCGCCTCAAAAACTCCCGCGTAGCCGCCTTCAAGCCCATGGCCGATTTCGACTGGTCCTGGCCCAAGAAAATCGACCGTGAGGCCGTCGACGACCTCTTCGCTCCCGGCTTCATCGCCACCGGCCACAACGCCGTGCTCGTCGGCCCCAACGGCGTCGGCAAGACCATGATCCTCAAGAACGTCGCCCACCAGGCCGTCGTCCGCGGCCACACGGTCCGCTTCTCGACCGCGAGCGACATGCTCGCCGACCTCGCCGCGCAGGAGTCCTCGGCCGCGCTAGCGCGCCGGCTGCACCGCTACACGGTTCCCACCCTTCTTTGCATCGACGAAGTCGGCTATCTCTCCTACGATGGCCGCTACGCCGACCTGCTGTTCGAGGTCGTCACTCGTCGCTACGACGCGCAGAAGCCGATCCTGCTCAGCACGAACAAGGCATTCTCCGACTGGGGCCAGGTCTTCCCGCACGCCGCCTGCGTCGTCACGCTCGTCGACCGGCTCGT comes from Sorangium aterium and encodes:
- a CDS encoding zinc ribbon domain-containing protein, which codes for MLPPDNVAIDHDPPRRWCAAVSRPPRHQRAGSTSASSASTTVLSNNAGAYVYGRRSKEPRAKLPGHPATRRRDAQAWAVCLRDKIPAYISWEQYEQNQRQLELNDNATRGVPREGATLLAGLVLCGRCGHRMQVSYNGGYARYACVYDARHFATPLCQSLAARPVDEVVEALVLRALAPSALELSLAVASDLEQERAREEKLWQQRLERAHYDVERARRQYDAVEPENRLVARTLERALEERLGAEQKLREQYHRVCATRPVTLTDAERSAIRALATELPKLWNSPTTTNEQRKDVVRQLLDEARVTVEGESERVELTLRWAGGHETTTTLTRPVAKLSQLSYHDDLTRRAAQLQRDGESLQQIADSLNAEGWRPAKQCETFSRSMVRGLLPSHGTTPPQRSIMERVKLKTNEWTMQALAARLHMPRVTLHCWRKRGWIRARWVPIPRPVGAWIIWADDEELERLAARRRPSRKRWPRRPQAA
- a CDS encoding ATP-binding protein, whose product is MTDLTPTETKARLKGLGLFGLLACWEELADKPWLREVLAIEERERHKRSLERRLKNSRVAAFKPMADFDWSWPKKIDREAVDDLFAPGFIATGHNAVLVGPNGVGKTMILKNVAHQAVVRGHTVRFSTASDMLADLAAQESSAALARRLHRYTVPTLLCIDEVGYLSYDGRYADLLFEVVTRRYDAQKPILLSTNKAFSDWGQVFPHAACVVTLVDRLVHRAEVIEIEAESYRLKEAKELSASRIKQRRAKKH
- a CDS encoding ExeA family protein, coding for MTMDFCSYFSFTAEPFSKEVEDGELWLPPSKQAILEMLIEAVHARKSVLLAGDPGVGKTCLLRALRHALSPQTFRLTYCANVTLGRRDFYRQLCLALGLARCSTAGDVFYAVSTHVEELAKERVFPVFVLDEAHLLHQDTLDHLHILLNYAWDSRALLSLVLLGLPELGERLRVRRNRSLYSRLHYRLTIDPLTPDDTADYLRVRLNRVGCAKELFTTDAIAMLHEAAAGSLRDTDRLATAALRAAARKKRKLVERDVFSRILQLDAEEPG
- a CDS encoding DDE-type integrase/transposase/recombinase, translating into MQDPLKPKDHAEAVALYRSEIIGSLMHRELDRGELAEALADLSKQRFRPPRAHSPRTYSVPTLERWYYAYKTEGLEGLRPKPRKDKGRARELTPEQRQMLLDIREEHPSASVSLILDTLIAAGRIDKEAISATTVRRLYAEHRLDRVALRDRTGGKVRLRWQAEHPGALWHGDVCHVSPILVGGSVAPVRIHALLDDASRYILAIEAMSAEREVDMLALFIRALRKHGAPDALYLDNGSTYRGHTLHLACERLGTTLIHARPYDAPARGKMERFWRTLRERCVDFTGALGSLHDLNVRLYAWVDEHYHRTPHAALFGKSPAQVYEGYPHVTDNLDERKLRDALTTQARRRVRRDSTLSMDGEDWETDLGFLAGHLVTVSRCLVTPNEPPWIEHEGKRFALHRVDPVKNARRPRPACNLDVAHEARVPFDPPKTLLDKALGRTPRDGEEE
- a CDS encoding DUF6431 domain-containing protein; its protein translation is MKERSPQQIVHLDLDVKGWLASPPTVDRARPARCPRCGAAACPLGGGLGLWGHGSRSRQVRGPLAAGERGGLVTIEVRRYRCRRCGATITVVPRGVAPRRHFAATAIGLALLLVGIASAALIEVRRRVSPWSASFDADSWATVRRWLRAIDQGRLFPSVRPSPLAASLRQRAERAAMTLVAMAPFAAEVLEAAVMAGAARAA
- the istA gene encoding IS21 family transposase, encoding MIAKEKEAEVLRLYHGEKWPVGTIAAQLGLHHTTVQRVLGQAGVDPKVVAPRPSMVDSFVPFIVEQLGKYPSLRSSRLFGMLKERGYPGGPDHLRRVIGRLRPKKPAEAFQRLRTLPGEQAQVDWAHFGKLAVGRALRPLWAFIMVLSYSRRLFLRFFPGAAMPFFVRGHVEAFADFDGVPRVLLYDNLKSAVVERHGDAIRFHPTLLALSAHYRFEPRPVAVARGNEKGRVERAIRYVREAFFEARTYADLGDLNRQATEWTSSAALDRSWVEDRARTVRQAFDDERSVLLGHPDTPFPAHERVEVEVGKTPYARFDLNDYSVPHDRTSRTLVVLADLEQVRIADGNEIIATHVRSWDRGQQIEQPEHLQRLADEKRRAREHRGLDRLARAARSSQAFLRIVAERGGNVGSAIARLLQLLDAVGAADLEEALVEVLERDTLHVGAVRQVLDRHRSERCLPPPVSIPVTRGQHANLVVTPHSLATYDALKKDSTP